One part of the Vicia villosa cultivar HV-30 ecotype Madison, WI linkage group LG6, Vvil1.0, whole genome shotgun sequence genome encodes these proteins:
- the LOC131614285 gene encoding protein MAIN-LIKE 1-like yields the protein MKRHFVISEEKTQKNTSRNTFGFCSGAFASKPEHNFELFRFVAYDTGTLLKSVPVCFHLHRNPFENCSGLAQLQTGTLFGTVPVWKMRTLGPDGRPHSRRRRDEAGSSNPPPQPVGYPGGPSDLSLLVRYQDHVARRLWYGEERGSKKELKVAGHGTKLQERVPQQLPPEIEAIVSRSGLASLQRTSLTKIDVNLVSAFVERWHVETSSFHMPFGEMTITLDDVACLLHLPINGMFWYPHEHVTEQVAVDLGCELLGVDRHAMAVHVRSCRGAYYSLQWLYDRFVQYRAAGSWTYATRAYLMMLVGSTIFADKTFTLVEARYLLLFRDLRGLGSYSWASAALATLYRHLGFWIIFWIL from the exons AAAAATACTTCACGGAACACTTTTGGTTTCTGTTCCGGTGCGTTCGCTTCCAAACCGGAACACAATTTTGAACTCTTCCGGTTTGTTGCCTATGATACCGGAACGCTTTTGAAATCTGTTCCGGTTTGTTTTCATCTCCACCGGAACCCTTTTGAAAACTGTTCCGGTTTAGCTCAGTTGCAAACCGGAACCCTTTTTGGAACTGTTCCggtttg gaaaatgCGTACACTTGGACCAGACGGGAGACCACATTCCCGCCGCCGCCGCGACGAAGCTGGTTCCTCTAACCCACCACCACAGCCAGTTGGATATCCTGGTGGACCATCAGATTTATCTTTACTTGTTCGATATCAAGACCATGTTGCTCGCCGGTTATGGTACGGAGAG gaaagagGCTCTAAAAAGGAGCTTAAAGTTGCTGGGCACGGGACGAAGCTCCAGGAGAGAGTGCCTCAGCAGCTCCCACCTGAGATTGAGGCTATCGTGTCTAGGTCAGGTCTGGCTTCTCTTCAGAGAACTAGCCTGACCAAGATAGACGTTAATCTCGTCTCAGCATTTGTGGAGAGGTGGCATGTTGAGACTtcgtcatttcacatgccatttggTGAAATGACGATTACTTTAGATGATGTTGCGTGCTTGCTCCATTTGCCTATCAATGGTATGTTCTGGTATCCTCATGAGCATGTCACAGAGCAGGTGGCTGTTGATCTTGGCTGTGAGTTATTGGGAGTGGATAGACATGCCATGGCTGTACATGTGCGTTCTTGCAGGGGAGCTTATTACTCACTGCAGTGGCTGTATGACAGATTCGTGCAGTACCGTGCTGCTGGTAGTTGGACTTACGCGACCAGGGCATATCTGATGATGTTGGTAGGTTCTACCATTTTTGCGGATAAGACATTTACCCTGGTTGAGGCCCGATATTTGCTATTGTTTAGAGATCTACGTGGGCTTGGTTCATACAGTTGGGCATCAGCGGCACTGGCCACTCTTTATCGCCACCTTGGGTTCTGGATTATATTTTGGATTCTATAG